A region from the Enterobacter roggenkampii genome encodes:
- a CDS encoding carbohydrate porin — translation MAQDWNGTVLGFEAPPEPVLGEMLGIRKILNDNGFTYNLGYLNEIGWNGGGGYNHDSHVAYIDQFALTFNQDLERWTGIPDARIEGNIVNRNHNDDLTTKRVQDPRVNFNDLTQESWGGQSITRLGWLTFARSFDDRRLTWRIGMMNKVQTFDQIIPCDFQLLSQCGGKSANSLTWNNWNVHTWGTTLAYKLTPTLTLKGGVMEQNPQAASRSHAWSWSTKGSKGVLLPVEIEARPLINGLPGAYNLGVVFTNAPQTDLYRGKSGGAGATDPDGFDTHSRTWFMYAGLNQQLTQHQDDPNRGLSTSFSMSLADQRTNYMHQVYAASLRYRGLFDARPEDWIGFGLTWIDMSSQYARNQRYLNSLSGVSDYNNPAWHPVPGHSLNGEFYYRFRPVSWLELQPGIQYWHHPGGVSRTQDAWVTELKTVVTF, via the coding sequence ATGGCGCAAGACTGGAACGGTACGGTATTAGGGTTTGAAGCTCCGCCGGAGCCTGTGCTGGGCGAAATGCTCGGCATACGTAAAATCCTTAACGATAACGGTTTTACCTATAACCTCGGATACCTGAATGAAATTGGCTGGAACGGCGGTGGCGGATATAACCACGACTCCCACGTGGCCTATATTGACCAGTTCGCGCTGACCTTCAACCAGGACCTGGAGCGCTGGACCGGTATCCCGGACGCGCGTATCGAGGGGAACATCGTCAACCGCAACCACAATGACGATCTCACCACCAAACGCGTGCAGGACCCGCGCGTCAACTTCAACGATCTGACCCAGGAGAGCTGGGGCGGGCAGTCGATTACCCGTCTGGGCTGGCTGACCTTTGCCCGCAGCTTTGACGACCGGCGTCTGACCTGGCGCATCGGGATGATGAACAAGGTGCAGACCTTCGATCAAATTATCCCCTGTGATTTTCAGCTGCTGTCCCAGTGCGGCGGAAAGTCAGCCAACTCGCTCACCTGGAACAACTGGAACGTCCACACCTGGGGAACCACGCTTGCGTATAAATTAACGCCGACGCTGACCTTAAAAGGCGGCGTGATGGAGCAGAATCCGCAGGCCGCCAGCCGCAGCCATGCCTGGAGCTGGTCGACGAAGGGCAGCAAAGGGGTCTTACTGCCGGTTGAAATCGAAGCGCGTCCGCTGATTAACGGCCTGCCGGGCGCGTACAACCTGGGCGTGGTGTTTACCAACGCGCCGCAAACCGATCTCTATCGCGGCAAATCCGGCGGGGCGGGCGCGACGGACCCGGACGGATTCGATACCCACAGCCGGACCTGGTTCATGTACGCCGGGCTGAACCAGCAGCTTACGCAGCATCAGGATGACCCGAATCGCGGGTTGAGCACCTCGTTCAGCATGAGCCTTGCGGATCAGCGCACTAACTACATGCATCAGGTTTATGCCGCCTCGCTGCGCTACCGCGGACTGTTTGATGCGCGACCGGAAGACTGGATTGGCTTTGGCTTAACCTGGATTGATATGAGCAGCCAGTACGCCCGCAACCAGCGTTACCTGAACAGCCTGAGCGGCGTGAGCGACTACAACAATCCGGCCTGGCACCCGGTGCCGGGCCATTCCCTGAACGGCGAGTTTTACTACCGCTTTCGTCCGGTGTCATGGCTTGAACTGCAGCCGGGCATTCAGTACTGGCACCATCCCGGCGGGGTCAGTCGCACCCAGGATGCCTGGGTCACCGAGCTGAAAACGGTGGTGACCTTCTGA
- a CDS encoding AraC family transcriptional regulator — MPTVIDKTPIHDDAIGWSRGAIRYTRGEVDPPHQHSQGQLLFAIKGVMLVETGSKRWVIPPQRALWIPPFQEHTYSVLSTTELRAVWFSPTLISQCEPFKRKDEVHVIMATALFKELIAGLFSAEYRPASQRSMAVLLLDILSETQQISAELPMPVDERLHRVACDLIANNLWDLSLERLAERAAMSERTFSRAFINDTGFSFRAWRQRARICASLDLLANGYPVKQVAWMLGFSGPAAFAAAFRAIVGATPGDFLPEQKRFPAI; from the coding sequence ATGCCAACCGTTATCGATAAAACGCCAATTCACGACGATGCCATCGGATGGTCAAGAGGGGCAATTCGCTATACGCGCGGCGAAGTCGATCCGCCTCACCAGCATTCGCAGGGACAACTTTTGTTTGCCATCAAAGGAGTCATGCTGGTCGAAACCGGCAGCAAACGCTGGGTCATACCGCCGCAGCGCGCGCTGTGGATCCCTCCCTTTCAGGAACACACCTACAGCGTGCTATCCACAACGGAGCTCCGCGCGGTCTGGTTTAGCCCGACGCTGATATCGCAATGCGAGCCTTTTAAGCGGAAAGACGAGGTTCACGTGATTATGGCCACAGCGTTGTTCAAAGAGCTGATTGCCGGGCTGTTCAGCGCGGAATACCGCCCGGCAAGCCAGCGCAGCATGGCCGTTTTGCTGCTCGATATCCTCAGCGAGACGCAGCAGATTTCGGCCGAACTGCCGATGCCCGTGGATGAGCGCTTACATCGCGTGGCCTGTGACCTCATTGCCAACAATCTCTGGGATCTCTCTCTGGAAAGGCTGGCGGAACGGGCCGCGATGTCAGAACGCACATTTTCACGTGCGTTTATCAACGATACCGGCTTTAGCTTCCGGGCCTGGCGACAGCGCGCAAGGATTTGTGCCTCGCTGGATCTCCTCGCCAACGGATACCCGGTTAAGCAGGTGGCCTGGATGCTGGGGTTTTCCGGCCCGGCGGCATTTGCGGCGGCGTTTCGCGCCATTGTTGGGGCAACGCCGGGTGACTTTCTGCCTGAACAGAAGCGCTTCCCAGCGATATAG
- the dusC gene encoding tRNA dihydrouridine(16) synthase DusC, translating into MRVLLAPMEGVLDSLVRELLTEVNDYDLCVTEFLRVVDMLLPVKSFFRLCPELHNQSRTSSGTLVRIQLLGQYPEWLAENAARAVELGSYGVDLNCGCPSKLVNGSGGGATLLKDPELIYRGAKAMREAVPAHLPVTVKVRLGWDSDARQFEIADAVQQAGATELVVHGRTKEDGYKADRINWQAIGEIRKRLSIPVIANGEIWDYESAQACLQATGCDAVMIGRGALNVPNLSRVVKYNEPRMPWADVVTLLQKYSRLEKQGDTGLYHVARIKQWLSYLRKEYEEALELFQEIRTLQTSADIARVIQAK; encoded by the coding sequence ATGCGTGTTTTACTGGCCCCAATGGAAGGCGTGCTCGACTCCCTCGTGCGCGAGCTTCTGACCGAGGTGAACGACTACGATCTCTGCGTGACGGAGTTTTTGCGCGTGGTCGATATGCTGTTGCCGGTAAAATCCTTCTTCCGGCTTTGCCCCGAGCTGCACAACCAGAGCCGGACCTCTTCCGGCACGCTGGTGCGGATTCAGCTCCTCGGCCAGTATCCGGAATGGCTGGCGGAAAACGCCGCCCGCGCGGTTGAGCTGGGCTCTTACGGGGTGGATCTCAACTGCGGCTGTCCGTCGAAGCTGGTGAACGGCAGCGGCGGCGGGGCGACGTTGCTGAAAGATCCTGAGCTGATTTACCGCGGCGCGAAAGCCATGCGCGAGGCCGTGCCCGCGCATTTGCCGGTGACGGTAAAGGTGCGGCTGGGATGGGACAGCGATGCCCGACAGTTCGAGATCGCCGATGCGGTGCAGCAGGCCGGGGCCACCGAGCTGGTGGTGCATGGCCGCACTAAAGAAGATGGCTACAAAGCCGATCGCATAAACTGGCAGGCGATCGGTGAGATCCGCAAACGCCTCTCCATTCCGGTGATCGCCAACGGCGAAATATGGGATTACGAGAGCGCGCAGGCCTGTCTGCAGGCCACCGGCTGCGATGCGGTAATGATCGGCCGCGGCGCGCTGAATGTGCCCAACCTCAGCCGGGTGGTGAAATATAACGAACCGCGTATGCCCTGGGCAGATGTCGTCACGTTGCTGCAAAAATACAGCCGTCTGGAAAAGCAGGGCGACACCGGTTTGTATCACGTCGCGCGTATTAAGCAGTGGCTGAGTTATTTACGCAAAGAGTACGAGGAAGCGCTGGAATTATTTCAGGAGATTCGTACTTTACAGACGTCGGCTGATATTGCGCGGGTGATTCAGGCCAAATAA
- a CDS encoding glycoside hydrolase family 1 protein, translated as MKTFPDDFLWGGAVAANQVEGAYLEEGKGLSTSDVQPQGVFGPVVERVPGDSGIKDVAIDFYHRYPEDIKLFAEMGFSCLRVSIAWTRIFPNGDEQQPNEAGLAFYDRLFDELAAHNITPLVTLSHYEMPWGLVKQYGGWGSRQTIGFFERYARTVFARYKEKVKLWLTFNEINMSLHAPMTGVGLPETSSKGEVYQAIHHQLVASALAVKACHEIIPDARIGNMLLGGLMYPLTCKPEDVLETLQENRAWQFFGDVQCRGAYPGYMQRFFRDNGIQLEVTDADREALKSTVDFISFSYYMTGCVTADDALNQQARGNILSMVPNPHLASSEWGWQIDPIGLRTLLNVLWDRYQKPLFIVENGLGAKDKPDADGVVKDDYRISYLNDHLVQVREAIEDGVEVMGYTSWGPIDLVSASKAELSKRYGFIYVDRDDSGKGTLARSRKKSFYWYKEVIATKGASLKV; from the coding sequence ATGAAAACTTTCCCGGACGATTTTTTATGGGGCGGCGCGGTTGCCGCGAATCAGGTAGAGGGTGCGTATCTGGAGGAGGGGAAAGGGCTGTCCACCTCTGACGTTCAGCCGCAGGGTGTCTTCGGCCCGGTAGTTGAGCGCGTCCCTGGGGACAGCGGCATCAAGGATGTCGCCATCGACTTCTATCATCGCTACCCGGAAGACATCAAGCTGTTCGCCGAGATGGGCTTTAGCTGCCTGCGCGTCTCCATTGCCTGGACCCGCATTTTTCCGAACGGTGACGAGCAGCAGCCGAACGAGGCGGGGCTGGCGTTTTACGACCGGTTGTTTGACGAGCTGGCCGCGCACAACATTACCCCGCTGGTGACGCTGTCGCACTATGAAATGCCGTGGGGGCTGGTGAAGCAGTACGGCGGGTGGGGCAGCCGTCAGACTATCGGCTTCTTTGAGCGCTATGCCCGTACCGTGTTTGCGCGCTACAAAGAGAAGGTCAAGCTGTGGCTGACCTTCAACGAGATCAATATGTCTCTGCACGCGCCGATGACCGGCGTCGGTCTGCCGGAAACCAGCAGCAAAGGGGAGGTGTACCAGGCGATCCACCACCAGCTGGTGGCCAGCGCGCTGGCGGTGAAGGCCTGCCATGAGATTATCCCGGATGCCAGAATCGGCAACATGCTGCTGGGCGGCCTGATGTATCCGCTGACCTGCAAGCCGGAAGATGTTCTGGAGACGCTGCAGGAAAACCGCGCGTGGCAATTCTTTGGCGACGTGCAGTGTCGCGGCGCCTACCCGGGCTATATGCAGCGCTTCTTCCGTGACAACGGCATTCAGCTTGAGGTTACGGATGCCGACCGCGAGGCGCTGAAATCTACCGTCGATTTTATCTCCTTCAGCTACTACATGACGGGCTGCGTCACCGCGGACGACGCCCTCAACCAGCAGGCGCGCGGCAACATCCTGAGCATGGTGCCAAACCCGCATCTGGCCAGTTCCGAATGGGGCTGGCAGATTGACCCCATCGGCCTGCGTACTCTGCTAAACGTGCTCTGGGATCGCTATCAGAAACCGCTGTTTATCGTGGAAAATGGCCTCGGGGCGAAGGATAAACCGGACGCAGACGGCGTGGTGAAGGACGACTACCGCATCAGCTACCTTAACGACCATCTGGTGCAGGTGCGTGAAGCCATTGAAGACGGCGTTGAGGTGATGGGCTACACCAGCTGGGGGCCCATCGATCTGGTAAGCGCATCAAAAGCTGAACTCTCTAAGCGCTACGGCTTTATTTACGTCGATCGCGATGACAGCGGGAAAGGCACGCTGGCGCGCAGCCGTAAGAAAAGTTTCTACTGGTATAAAGAGGTTATTGCGACAAAAGGCGCTTCGCTGAAAGTTTAA
- the licT gene encoding BglG family transcription antiterminator LicT, producing MKIAKILNNNVVVVQDERGREQVVMGRGLAFQKRVGEALDTARVEKVFALQSDELVRRLGELLSQIPLEVMTTCDRIIGLAAQRLGKLQESLYITLTDHCYFAIERQKNGLAIKNVLLWDIKRLYPKEFELGQEARAIIARRLNVELEEDEAGFIALHLVTAQLNSEMPEVMHVTRVMQEILQLVKYQLQLEYDEESLSYQRFVTHLKFFAQRMLIRTVVEDDDVSLHTAVKDNYAKAWKCAEKIAQHLNKSYQRELTTEEIMFLAIHIERVRKEGR from the coding sequence ATGAAAATCGCCAAGATACTCAATAATAACGTGGTGGTTGTTCAGGATGAGCGCGGGCGCGAACAGGTGGTGATGGGCCGTGGGCTGGCCTTTCAGAAGCGCGTCGGTGAAGCGCTGGATACCGCGCGGGTTGAAAAGGTGTTTGCGTTACAAAGCGATGAACTGGTGCGTCGGCTCGGCGAGCTGCTGAGTCAGATTCCGCTGGAGGTGATGACCACCTGCGACCGCATCATCGGGCTGGCGGCGCAGCGGCTGGGCAAGCTGCAGGAGAGCTTGTATATCACCCTCACCGATCACTGCTACTTTGCGATTGAGCGGCAGAAGAACGGGTTGGCCATCAAAAACGTGCTGCTGTGGGATATTAAACGGCTGTATCCGAAGGAGTTCGAACTAGGGCAGGAGGCGCGGGCCATTATCGCCAGACGCCTGAACGTCGAACTGGAGGAGGATGAGGCCGGTTTTATCGCCCTGCATCTGGTTACCGCGCAGTTGAACAGCGAAATGCCGGAGGTGATGCACGTGACGCGGGTGATGCAGGAGATCCTGCAGCTGGTGAAGTATCAGCTGCAGCTTGAGTATGACGAAGAGTCGCTCAGCTACCAGCGTTTCGTCACCCACCTGAAGTTTTTTGCCCAGCGGATGCTCATCCGCACCGTGGTGGAAGATGACGATGTCTCGCTGCATACGGCAGTCAAAGACAACTACGCGAAGGCGTGGAAATGCGCCGAGAAAATTGCGCAGCACCTGAACAAAAGCTACCAGCGTGAGCTGACAACCGAAGAAATTATGTTCCTCGCCATTCATATCGAGCGGGTGAGAAAAGAGGGGCGTTAA